GCGCTGAGGTGAATGCCAATGAGGGCCAGGGCGTAGTGGAGGAGAGCCGCGACGAGAATGGTGGAGATTGCCGTGGCTCCGACGGCGAGTGCCGTGACGGGGAGCCTTTCCTGCGAGAGGCGAGTGAGATCGAGTTGCAGGGCTCCGGCGAAGAGCAGGAAGGCGAGCATGCCGTGGAGGACGACTCCGTTGAAGTCGATGCCGGCTACGAGGTGCTCGGCCGAGGCGTGCAGCGAGGGCGCGGCGTGGCCTGCGAAGATAAGGGCCGCGGCTGCGGCGAGGGAGAGCATCATGGTTCCGATGGTGGTCGGCAGGCGCAGGAAGCGGTAGCTCACGAAGCTGAAGAGAGCGCCGACCGTAACGATGATGCTCAGGAGCGCGAAGGTAGACATTCCTCTTAGTGTGAAGGCTGGACTCGGCTATTGGACACAGATCGTAGCGGGAATCGGATTTTGCATTTGGAGATCGACCGCAGATTGCAGTGCGGGGTGATATATCTGGCGAGACGCTTTGCAGTTTTTAGCGAGTGCACGAACCTCTGGAGGACGGCAGGATGAGTGGTTGGACGAAAGGGATGCAGCTTCTTCTTTTGACGGTTCTGACGGCTTCGGCACAGGAGACGGCGGGTCCTACTCCGAAGACGTACGAGTGCCTCAAGGCGACGAAGCCGATTGCGATTGACGGAAAGCTGGATGATCCGGCGTGGGCGAAGGCGGCGTGGACTACGGATTTCGTCGATATCGAGGGGTCGGCTAAGCCTTTGCCGCGGTTCAAGACGCGAGCGAAGATCACGTGGGATGACAACTATCTGTACGTCGGAGCCGAGTTGGAAGAGCCGGATGTGAAGGCGAAGCTGACGGAGCATGACTCGGTGATCTTCCATGACAACGACTTCGAAGTCTTTCTGAAGCCGCCGGGAGGTAATCCGGGATACTACGAGTTTGAGATCAATGCGCTGAATACGTCGTGGGACCTGTTTCTTAACAAGCCTTATCGCGAAGGCGGGAAAGCGGACAATTCGTGGGATATCCCGGGGCTGAAGACGGCGGTCGCGGTGCGTGGGACGCTGAATGCTTCGGAGGATAAGGACCAGGGATGGACGGTAGAGATGGCGTTTCCGTGGAGCGCCTTC
This genomic window from Granulicella sibirica contains:
- a CDS encoding carbohydrate-binding family 9-like protein yields the protein MSGWTKGMQLLLLTVLTASAQETAGPTPKTYECLKATKPIAIDGKLDDPAWAKAAWTTDFVDIEGSAKPLPRFKTRAKITWDDNYLYVGAELEEPDVKAKLTEHDSVIFHDNDFEVFLKPPGGNPGYYEFEINALNTSWDLFLNKPYREGGKADNSWDIPGLKTAVAVRGTLNASEDKDQGWTVEMAFPWSAFGSRLPVTKPEVGSEWRINFSRVEWKAGQPHEDNWVWSPQGVINMHVPDQWGYLTFRGPK